The following proteins are co-located in the uncultured Draconibacterium sp. genome:
- a CDS encoding ATP-binding protein, which produces MKNNKSVFLKLQPALLATFVFIVLVLATYAFTRFKKGQWEKDVRTEMLDYLTGKKSNLEKALYSRIFYTRGVAAYVALKPDITDEEFAKLAQEYIQNDTVISTMALSKNCVINAIFPREGHEAAIGLNLLDHPKRKEIVEKTIQTQLTFIAGPVELVEGGVAFISYTPIFDKTVQGANKFWGVTDIVISKDGLLEEAEIKESESKYKFALRGYDGLGNEGVAFWGEDEVFNSNPVSVSIELPIGNWVLAAVPLKGWKQYLNQDKTLMNMLLMSALLISVLIWLIARTWLRVKTSEKELKAVFDSLDSIIIEFNGAGDYVKINSMNEELLVQPKEELVGKNLDDIFDREKAEFFRKAINECISEKKLVVIEYSVMIGDEEHWFSARLSYKDSNAAIYNAYDITESKKQEQLLIESEKRLMEINEAKNKFFSIIAHDLRGPLGSHKTVIEMVLDADESMDAVTRKELLGSLQASSENIYELLENLLKWSMSQSGKTEINTVEVDLFEQAQNLVRNYANSAQLKRIELINDIDVNSKIITDINLLDTICRNLISNAIKFTSPGGVVRLSAENVTKSGKKYFKLQVADTGLGMSPEKLQTLFFLDKAESNAGTANEKGNGIGLILCQEFAEKLGTRIEVSSTPKKGSTFSILLPKVE; this is translated from the coding sequence ATGAAAAATAATAAATCCGTTTTTTTGAAATTACAGCCTGCCTTGCTGGCCACATTTGTTTTTATCGTTTTGGTATTGGCCACTTACGCATTTACTCGTTTTAAAAAAGGACAATGGGAAAAAGATGTTCGGACAGAGATGCTTGATTATCTGACCGGTAAAAAGTCGAATCTGGAAAAGGCACTCTATTCCCGGATTTTTTACACGCGCGGCGTTGCTGCTTATGTTGCTTTAAAACCTGATATCACCGATGAGGAATTCGCTAAACTAGCACAGGAATATATACAAAACGATACGGTTATCAGTACAATGGCTTTGTCGAAAAATTGTGTTATAAATGCAATTTTTCCGAGAGAAGGGCACGAGGCAGCAATCGGATTAAATTTGCTCGACCATCCTAAGCGAAAGGAAATAGTTGAGAAAACAATACAAACTCAATTAACTTTTATTGCCGGACCGGTAGAATTGGTGGAGGGGGGAGTTGCCTTTATTAGTTATACTCCAATTTTTGATAAAACGGTGCAAGGAGCTAACAAATTCTGGGGAGTTACTGATATTGTAATCAGCAAAGATGGTCTTTTGGAGGAGGCTGAAATAAAAGAATCTGAATCCAAATATAAGTTTGCTCTTCGGGGATACGACGGCTTGGGGAATGAAGGCGTCGCTTTTTGGGGTGAAGATGAGGTATTCAATAGTAATCCGGTAAGTGTATCTATTGAACTGCCCATCGGTAATTGGGTTTTAGCTGCTGTTCCGCTAAAAGGATGGAAACAATATCTCAATCAGGACAAAACACTGATGAATATGTTGTTGATGAGTGCATTACTTATAAGTGTTTTAATATGGTTAATAGCAAGAACATGGCTTAGAGTAAAAACAAGCGAAAAAGAGCTCAAAGCCGTTTTTGATTCTTTAGACAGTATTATCATAGAATTTAATGGTGCCGGAGATTACGTAAAAATAAATTCCATGAATGAGGAACTACTAGTTCAGCCGAAGGAAGAATTGGTGGGTAAAAACCTGGATGATATTTTTGATAGAGAGAAGGCAGAATTTTTCAGAAAGGCTATTAATGAATGCATTTCAGAAAAGAAACTGGTGGTAATTGAATATTCCGTTATGATTGGTGATGAGGAACATTGGTTTTCTGCCCGCCTGAGCTACAAGGATAGTAATGCTGCTATATACAATGCTTATGATATAACAGAAAGTAAAAAGCAGGAGCAGTTACTAATTGAGTCGGAGAAGCGGCTTATGGAGATAAACGAAGCAAAAAATAAGTTTTTTTCAATAATCGCTCACGATTTAAGGGGACCACTTGGATCACACAAAACAGTTATTGAAATGGTTTTGGATGCGGATGAAAGTATGGATGCAGTTACACGGAAGGAACTATTGGGAAGTTTGCAGGCATCTTCTGAAAACATTTATGAGTTACTTGAGAATTTATTGAAGTGGTCGATGTCTCAATCCGGAAAAACAGAAATTAATACAGTAGAAGTAGATTTATTTGAGCAAGCCCAGAATTTGGTGCGTAATTATGCCAATTCGGCTCAACTTAAAAGGATTGAACTAATCAATGATATTGATGTAAACTCAAAGATAATAACCGACATAAATTTATTGGATACTATTTGCAGGAATCTGATATCCAATGCTATAAAGTTTACCAGCCCAGGTGGAGTTGTTCGCCTTTCGGCAGAAAATGTAACTAAAAGCGGAAAGAAATATTTTAAATTGCAAGTTGCCGACACGGGTTTGGGTATGAGCCCGGAGAAACTTCAAACTTTGTTTTTTTTAGATAAAGCTGAATCGAATGCGGGAACAGCCAATGAAAAAGGAAATGGTATTGGACTTATCCTGTGTCAGGAATTTGCGGAAAAACTTGGAACCAGGATTGAAGTAAGCAGCACTCCTAAAAAAGGAAGTACATTTTCAATTCTGTTGCCTAAAGTAGAATAG
- a CDS encoding ATP-binding protein → MISKNLYLQILVRVLILVASALFLGWTIFEEKAYILASIPAIFLLISTFNLVYFLNRINRRIFYFFDAIKNEDSTLSFPKNINNKIISDLNTSLVKVNKQIQQIHIENRQQEQYFQALLEHAATGMFTFNKKGFILHSNNLAKQLFAVDVLTHVNQLRRIDNKLYQMVKDIRPSEQRLVTLNTKRGILQMLLKSNSFIADKEELMLISVHDIKNELDEKELDSWRKLIRVMMHEIMNSITPITSLSESLAGYFYSEGKLKSPEQINEKTIDTTIRGLEVIREQGKVLISFVESYRKLTRLPLPEKKIFQVKNLLDNMRILSSSFENADHIALSCEVQPDSLEILADEKQISQVLLNLVKNAFQSNAENENATVKIIAHIEENGHPEIKVIDNGPGIPDDLMDKIFVPFFTTKDAGSGIGLSISRQIMQMHGGSLKIVSIPHKSTQAILTF, encoded by the coding sequence ATGATTAGCAAAAATCTGTACCTGCAAATTCTTGTTCGTGTTTTAATTTTAGTTGCTTCTGCACTGTTTTTGGGTTGGACTATTTTCGAAGAAAAAGCCTACATTCTGGCTTCTATTCCTGCCATCTTTCTGCTGATTTCAACCTTCAATCTCGTTTATTTTTTAAACCGCATAAACCGACGCATATTTTACTTTTTCGATGCCATAAAAAACGAAGACAGCACACTTTCCTTTCCTAAAAACATCAACAACAAAATCATTAGCGATTTGAATACCAGCCTGGTTAAGGTAAATAAACAAATCCAGCAAATTCACATTGAAAACCGCCAGCAGGAACAATATTTTCAGGCCTTGCTGGAACATGCTGCAACCGGGATGTTTACCTTTAACAAAAAGGGTTTTATTCTGCATTCGAACAACCTGGCAAAGCAACTTTTTGCTGTCGATGTACTAACACATGTTAACCAGTTGCGGCGCATCGATAACAAGTTGTATCAGATGGTAAAAGACATTCGTCCCTCGGAACAGCGACTGGTAACGCTGAATACAAAACGCGGCATCCTTCAGATGTTATTAAAATCGAATTCGTTTATTGCCGACAAAGAAGAACTTATGCTGATTTCGGTTCATGACATTAAAAACGAGCTGGATGAAAAAGAGCTTGATTCGTGGAGAAAGCTGATCCGCGTAATGATGCATGAAATCATGAATTCAATCACTCCGATCACCTCATTATCTGAAAGTTTAGCCGGTTATTTTTATTCCGAGGGGAAATTAAAATCGCCTGAGCAGATAAATGAAAAAACGATAGATACAACCATTCGTGGACTTGAAGTAATCCGCGAGCAGGGAAAAGTTTTAATTTCATTTGTCGAATCGTATCGCAAACTGACCCGGCTTCCGCTTCCTGAAAAGAAAATATTTCAGGTTAAAAATTTACTCGACAACATGCGCATCTTGTCGTCGTCGTTTGAAAATGCAGACCATATTGCGTTGAGTTGCGAAGTACAACCGGATTCGCTTGAAATTTTAGCCGATGAAAAACAAATTTCGCAGGTACTACTAAACCTGGTTAAAAATGCCTTTCAATCGAATGCCGAAAACGAGAATGCGACCGTTAAAATAATAGCACACATTGAGGAAAACGGGCACCCCGAAATTAAGGTTATCGACAATGGCCCCGGAATCCCGGACGATTTGATGGATAAAATATTTGTTCCGTTTTTTACCACAAAAGATGCCGGTTCGGGAATAGGATTAAGTATTTCGAGACAAATTATGCAAATGCACGGTGGAAGCTTAAAAATTGTTTCAATTCCTCACAAATCAACCCAGGCTATACTTACTTTCTAG
- a CDS encoding DCC1-like thiol-disulfide oxidoreductase family protein: MNKHHPVVLFDGICNLCNGTVSFILKKDKKNQFRFLAIQSKEGKIMLENYPLPFENDSVILIYKGCAFIESDAALEIAKLLSAPWKWFVIFECVPKKWRDKMYRWIAKNRYSWFGKKDSCDLGDE; the protein is encoded by the coding sequence ATGAACAAGCATCATCCGGTAGTACTTTTTGATGGCATTTGCAATTTGTGTAACGGGACAGTTTCTTTTATTTTGAAAAAGGATAAAAAGAATCAATTCCGGTTTTTAGCCATACAATCGAAAGAAGGTAAAATAATGCTGGAGAATTATCCGCTTCCTTTCGAAAACGACTCTGTAATATTGATTTATAAGGGATGCGCTTTTATCGAATCGGATGCGGCGCTTGAAATTGCAAAACTACTCTCCGCCCCCTGGAAATGGTTTGTTATTTTCGAGTGTGTACCTAAAAAATGGAGAGACAAAATGTACCGATGGATTGCAAAAAACCGGTATAGCTGGTTTGGCAAAAAAGACAGTTGTGATTTGGGCGATGAATGA
- the lnt gene encoding apolipoprotein N-acyltransferase → MTRLHRFLLSILSGVLLSLPWLGFPGWILFVAFIPLLILDEFFVSFKKAFPIVSFWGHVFLAVLIWNILSAWWMAKVSISGVGMAMVLNAFFMSLIWWYAHWVRRRYSSRLGYILLVVLWISLEYLQFNWDIEWPCLQMGSVLANQIKTIQWYEYTGTFGGTLWVLLLNVLFFRITYDVWQKNFTKRLRINSVVFSILLLAPLAISYRMFYSYVETGNPIQVAIVQPNVDPYSEQFDMDAECEKLSNFLRLAKTVTGNETDFIVGPETVFENQWFWNEDHFKSNDFILQLDSFMNTYPKAELLFGVSSFKVFPDKQSASKTARNKDGILYDRYNTALFLSKSGDYQVYHKSKLVMGVEKTPFLRYIPFVKDMVIDLGGAYGTLGTQAEPINFVAKDGTPVAPVICFESVFGEYLTEYVKKGAGIIFVITNDGWWKNSRGYKQHLLFSQLRAVETRRSIARAANTGTSCFIDQRGNVFNPTPWWEEAAINGSVNVNHKITFYVQHGDCIARGALFVSVLLVLFLWVKRFR, encoded by the coding sequence TTGACAAGATTACACCGCTTTCTGTTAAGCATTTTATCGGGTGTTTTGCTCAGTTTACCCTGGTTGGGATTTCCCGGGTGGATCTTATTTGTTGCTTTTATTCCGCTGCTTATTCTCGACGAATTTTTTGTAAGCTTTAAGAAAGCCTTTCCCATTGTTTCATTCTGGGGGCATGTTTTTCTGGCGGTTCTTATCTGGAATATTCTGTCGGCCTGGTGGATGGCCAAAGTTTCCATAAGCGGCGTGGGAATGGCAATGGTTTTAAATGCCTTTTTTATGTCGCTTATCTGGTGGTATGCACATTGGGTACGCCGCCGGTATTCTTCGCGTTTGGGGTATATCTTGTTGGTTGTTTTATGGATTTCGCTGGAATATTTACAGTTTAACTGGGACATTGAATGGCCTTGTTTGCAAATGGGGAGTGTATTGGCAAATCAAATAAAAACAATACAGTGGTATGAATATACCGGAACATTTGGAGGAACGCTGTGGGTATTGCTTTTAAATGTGTTGTTTTTCCGTATTACGTACGATGTTTGGCAAAAGAATTTCACAAAGCGCTTAAGGATAAACTCGGTGGTCTTTAGTATTTTGTTGTTGGCTCCATTGGCCATTTCTTATCGTATGTTTTATTCGTATGTTGAAACCGGGAATCCGATACAGGTTGCTATTGTTCAGCCCAATGTAGATCCGTATTCCGAACAATTTGACATGGATGCCGAATGTGAAAAGCTTAGCAATTTTTTACGCCTCGCCAAAACAGTTACCGGCAATGAAACTGATTTTATTGTAGGCCCTGAAACGGTATTTGAAAATCAATGGTTTTGGAATGAAGATCATTTTAAATCAAACGATTTTATTCTTCAGCTCGATTCATTTATGAATACCTATCCAAAAGCAGAACTACTTTTTGGAGTATCATCGTTTAAGGTTTTTCCGGACAAACAATCTGCAAGCAAAACTGCCCGTAACAAAGATGGAATACTTTACGATCGTTATAATACTGCTTTGTTTTTAAGCAAGTCGGGAGACTATCAGGTATATCATAAATCGAAACTGGTAATGGGAGTTGAAAAAACACCCTTCTTGCGCTACATTCCTTTTGTAAAAGATATGGTTATCGATTTGGGAGGCGCCTATGGAACTCTGGGGACACAGGCTGAGCCCATAAATTTTGTTGCAAAAGATGGAACACCGGTGGCACCGGTAATTTGTTTTGAATCGGTTTTTGGTGAATACCTTACCGAATATGTGAAAAAAGGTGCCGGAATTATTTTTGTTATCACAAATGATGGGTGGTGGAAAAATTCCCGTGGCTATAAACAGCATTTATTGTTTTCTCAACTTCGTGCAGTGGAAACCCGACGAAGTATAGCACGCGCCGCCAATACCGGAACGTCTTGTTTTATCGACCAACGTGGCAATGTGTTTAATCCAACTCCCTGGTGGGAAGAAGCAGCGATCAACGGCTCGGTTAATGTGAACCACAAAATTACATTTTACGTGCAACATGGCGACTGCATTGCGCGTGGAGCTTTGTTTGTAAGTGTTTTATTGGTGTTGTTTCTGTGGGTGAAACGGTTCAGGTAA
- the pth gene encoding aminoacyl-tRNA hydrolase: MKYLIAGLGNIGPEYKNTRHNIGFQILDALAEASNISFNDKRYGFVAEYKFKSKTFILLKPTTYMNLSGRAVNYWLQKENIDIKNMLVLVDDLALPFGTLRVRAKGGAGGHNGLENINQVLGRNDYARLRFGIGDNFYKGQQVNYVLGEWGREEMKELPFKIDDSIEIIKSFGTIGIERTMNFHNKK; the protein is encoded by the coding sequence ATGAAGTACTTAATTGCCGGTCTCGGTAATATAGGACCAGAATATAAAAATACTCGCCATAATATTGGCTTTCAAATATTGGACGCACTCGCTGAGGCGTCCAATATTAGTTTTAACGATAAGCGTTATGGATTTGTAGCAGAATATAAGTTCAAATCCAAAACGTTTATTTTGTTAAAACCAACAACGTATATGAACCTGAGTGGGCGAGCTGTTAATTACTGGTTACAAAAAGAAAACATCGACATAAAAAATATGCTGGTGTTGGTTGATGATTTGGCACTGCCCTTTGGAACGCTTCGGGTAAGAGCCAAAGGTGGCGCCGGTGGCCACAACGGTTTGGAAAACATTAACCAGGTGTTGGGCAGAAACGATTATGCCCGTTTGCGTTTTGGTATAGGCGACAATTTTTACAAAGGTCAGCAAGTAAACTATGTTTTGGGTGAATGGGGACGCGAAGAAATGAAAGAGTTGCCTTTCAAAATTGATGATTCAATTGAGATCATTAAAAGTTTTGGCACCATTGGCATTGAGCGTACCATGAATTTTCACAACAAAAAGTAG
- a CDS encoding S4 domain-containing protein, with protein sequence MGDSVRIDKWLWAVRVYKTRSQATEACKKGHVSVGELPVKASRTVQIGEVVKVRKAPITKSLKVTGLAEKRMGAKLITDFVEDVTPAEELDILEMQKHMRWSVRDKGTGRPTKKDRRELDDFFDL encoded by the coding sequence ATGGGTGACAGTGTGCGAATAGATAAGTGGTTGTGGGCTGTGCGCGTTTATAAAACCCGGAGCCAGGCAACCGAAGCATGTAAAAAAGGGCATGTTTCGGTTGGCGAACTTCCGGTAAAAGCATCGCGAACTGTACAAATTGGCGAAGTAGTTAAAGTACGAAAGGCTCCGATTACAAAAAGTTTGAAAGTAACAGGCCTTGCAGAAAAACGCATGGGAGCTAAACTTATTACCGATTTTGTGGAAGACGTTACTCCTGCCGAAGAACTCGATATACTTGAAATGCAAAAGCACATGCGCTGGAGTGTGCGCGACAAGGGAACCGGGCGTCCAACCAAAAAAGATCGCCGCGAACTCGACGATTTTTTTGATTTGTAA
- a CDS encoding 50S ribosomal protein L25/general stress protein Ctc, whose product MKTVVLKGQKRESVGKKDSKKLRAQEIVPAVLYGGETPIHFSVPFADLRKLIYTPSVYLLELDIDGEVHNAMMQDIQWHPVNEEVLHIDFLKIQDGKTIKIDVPLKISGLAKGIKMGGKLNTNLRRLKVKALATDVPDTIDVNVTKLGIGQSIKVADLNVPNVEFLDAKSNVVVSVAITRAAKSAAGAAMAAGDDDEDEAEGGEEAAASEE is encoded by the coding sequence ATGAAAACAGTAGTATTAAAAGGACAAAAAAGAGAGTCGGTAGGAAAAAAAGACTCGAAAAAACTTCGTGCACAGGAAATCGTTCCTGCCGTATTGTATGGTGGCGAAACACCAATTCACTTTTCAGTTCCTTTTGCTGATTTAAGAAAATTGATCTACACTCCAAGTGTATATTTGTTGGAACTTGACATTGATGGAGAAGTACACAATGCAATGATGCAGGATATCCAGTGGCATCCGGTTAATGAAGAAGTTTTACACATTGATTTCTTGAAAATTCAGGATGGAAAAACGATCAAAATCGACGTACCATTGAAAATTTCTGGTTTGGCGAAAGGTATTAAAATGGGGGGTAAATTAAATACCAACCTACGCCGACTAAAAGTAAAAGCTTTGGCAACTGACGTACCTGATACAATTGATGTAAATGTAACTAAGTTAGGAATTGGACAAAGTATTAAAGTGGCCGATTTAAATGTGCCTAATGTTGAGTTCCTTGATGCTAAATCGAATGTTGTTGTAAGTGTTGCAATTACCAGGGCGGCTAAATCGGCGGCTGGTGCAGCAATGGCAGCAGGAGATGATGATGAAGACGAAGCTGAAGGCGGAGAAGAAGCTGCTGCAAGCGAAGAATAA
- a CDS encoding 5'-nucleotidase C-terminal domain-containing protein translates to MRQSFSYALLITWVLISVSCKTYFVQESYETKNISVSEDAGVLDSSIVNLYLPYKQLLEKDMNRVISFSNEEMVKNKPESNLTNFLADLLLEQGGIEAKNQGLDVVPVVSFFNYGGIRSTLPKGNITVGNIYEIMPFENEMVYVVINGSKMQEFLDYVAEKGGDSLGGARFKIKDNKAANATINGEVIKAEKSYCVVTNDYVAAGGDGLNAFQNPEQLINSGAKIRDVLIAYLEQKQKDNETILVKPDGRISYE, encoded by the coding sequence ATGCGACAATCTTTCAGCTACGCATTGTTGATAACTTGGGTTTTGATTTCAGTTTCGTGTAAAACGTATTTTGTTCAGGAAAGTTATGAAACAAAAAATATTTCGGTGTCAGAAGACGCGGGAGTATTGGACAGCAGTATTGTAAACTTATATCTTCCGTACAAACAATTACTTGAAAAAGACATGAACCGGGTTATTTCGTTTTCGAATGAGGAAATGGTTAAAAATAAGCCTGAGAGTAATTTAACCAATTTTTTGGCCGACTTATTACTGGAACAAGGTGGAATAGAAGCAAAAAATCAAGGACTTGATGTTGTTCCGGTGGTGTCGTTTTTTAACTACGGTGGAATACGCAGCACACTCCCAAAAGGGAATATAACGGTTGGGAATATATATGAAATTATGCCTTTTGAAAACGAAATGGTGTATGTTGTTATTAATGGCAGCAAAATGCAGGAGTTTTTAGATTATGTTGCCGAAAAAGGAGGCGACAGTTTAGGAGGCGCCCGTTTTAAAATTAAAGACAACAAAGCCGCCAATGCAACCATAAACGGAGAAGTTATAAAAGCCGAAAAATCGTATTGTGTGGTAACCAACGATTATGTGGCTGCCGGAGGCGATGGCTTAAATGCATTTCAAAATCCTGAGCAATTAATAAACAGTGGAGCAAAAATCAGAGACGTTCTGATTGCATATTTGGAACAAAAGCAAAAGGATAACGAGACAATATTGGTAAAACCGGATGGGAGGATAAGTTATGAATAG
- a CDS encoding N-acetylmuramoyl-L-alanine amidase yields MIVVYNNTICTIMFVSNLHIKFIAKVIFVIFLVSITFPLYVSAQNKEVVAEKGDGIYRLLTRYGVSVSEHMDDFIALNKTSLGKDNSLIAGVKYKLPAVAETKATPDVSVTPAKAKGKTVHYAIFGSEYADIEITSNDLGGAVYYMVGGHGGPDPGAVGKYNGFQVCEDEYAYDVTLRLARNLISEGATVYLITRDKNDGIRDAQNLKADKDEVCYPNLTIPLNHTRRLHQRTDAVNKLYKQHKGSFQRMVAIHVDSRGVRENIDIFFYHDKRSETGEKACKILRDTIEEKYREHQPNRGYTGTVSTRPLYVVKNTWPTAVFIELGNMNHQRDVKRLVLPDNRQAVANWLTAGLIKDFKTNK; encoded by the coding sequence ATGATAGTTGTTTACAATAACACAATTTGTACAATCATGTTCGTTTCAAACTTACATATAAAATTTATTGCCAAAGTTATTTTTGTAATTTTTTTAGTAAGCATAACATTTCCATTGTATGTATCAGCACAAAACAAAGAAGTAGTTGCTGAAAAAGGTGATGGGATTTACCGTTTGCTTACCAGGTACGGCGTTTCTGTGAGCGAGCACATGGACGATTTTATTGCCTTAAATAAAACTTCGCTGGGAAAGGATAACTCGCTAATTGCCGGCGTAAAATACAAACTCCCCGCAGTTGCCGAAACCAAAGCTACACCGGATGTTTCCGTTACCCCGGCAAAAGCCAAAGGAAAAACAGTACATTATGCAATTTTTGGATCGGAGTATGCCGACATTGAAATTACCAGCAACGATTTGGGGGGTGCTGTTTATTATATGGTTGGCGGACATGGCGGTCCCGACCCGGGTGCTGTTGGCAAGTACAACGGATTTCAGGTTTGTGAGGACGAATATGCTTACGATGTTACACTTCGCCTGGCCCGAAACCTGATTTCGGAAGGAGCTACCGTTTACCTGATTACCCGCGACAAAAACGATGGAATAAGAGATGCACAAAATTTGAAAGCCGATAAAGATGAAGTGTGTTATCCCAATTTAACCATTCCATTGAACCATACCCGAAGATTACATCAGCGCACCGATGCGGTGAATAAATTATACAAACAACACAAAGGATCGTTTCAACGCATGGTGGCCATTCATGTAGATTCGAGAGGTGTTCGTGAAAATATCGACATATTTTTTTACCACGACAAACGAAGCGAAACCGGTGAAAAAGCTTGTAAAATACTACGCGATACCATTGAAGAAAAATACCGCGAACATCAACCCAACCGTGGCTACACGGGCACAGTATCTACCCGGCCTTTATATGTGGTAAAAAATACCTGGCCCACCGCAGTTTTTATCGAGCTGGGAAATATGAACCACCAACGCGATGTAAAACGTTTGGTACTTCCCGACAACCGCCAGGCAGTGGCCAACTGGCTAACAGCCGGGCTAATCAAAGATTTTAAAACGAATAAGTAG
- a CDS encoding metallophosphatase — MNRRRFIRNGLIGAAGVSLSALPFDLLASDDFTSITILHTNDMHCHIEPFTGTNERYANKGGLARISELVKKQRVENPNTLLLDAGDMFQGTPFFNYFKGELMLKLMSEVGYDTGTIGNHEFDNGLQGIKDPLPHAKFPLITSNYDFSDTILNGAFEPYKIFKRSGIKIGIYAVGIELDGLVGKKQYGNTVYNDPIAAAHKMEDFLKNQKKCDLVICLSHLGLKYRDKQVSDMVLAAETSMTDLIIGGHTHSYLAEPIVEKNKVGKPVIVNQAWWGGLVVGKIDFVFERSKNKQVVTSSQLLET, encoded by the coding sequence ATGAATAGGAGAAGATTTATACGAAATGGTTTGATAGGAGCAGCGGGAGTGAGTTTAAGTGCTCTTCCTTTTGATTTGCTGGCCAGCGACGATTTTACATCCATAACTATTTTGCATACCAACGATATGCATTGCCACATTGAACCTTTTACCGGAACAAACGAACGTTATGCCAATAAAGGCGGATTAGCTCGTATTTCGGAGTTGGTAAAAAAGCAACGTGTCGAAAATCCAAATACCCTGTTGCTCGATGCGGGCGACATGTTCCAGGGAACTCCCTTTTTTAACTACTTTAAAGGAGAGTTAATGTTAAAACTTATGAGCGAAGTTGGTTACGACACGGGAACCATCGGAAACCATGAGTTTGACAACGGATTACAAGGAATTAAAGATCCGCTGCCACATGCAAAATTTCCTTTAATAACTTCTAATTACGATTTTTCGGATACTATTTTAAACGGGGCATTTGAGCCTTATAAAATATTTAAACGTTCGGGCATTAAAATAGGAATTTATGCTGTGGGTATAGAGCTGGACGGACTGGTAGGAAAGAAACAGTATGGCAATACAGTTTACAACGATCCGATTGCAGCAGCGCACAAAATGGAAGATTTTTTGAAAAACCAAAAGAAGTGCGATTTGGTAATTTGTCTCTCGCATTTGGGATTAAAATACCGCGACAAGCAGGTTAGCGATATGGTTTTGGCCGCCGAAACTTCCATGACCGACTTAATAATTGGAGGCCATACGCACAGTTATTTGGCCGAACCCATTGTTGAGAAAAACAAAGTTGGAAAACCTGTAATTGTAAATCAGGCCTGGTGGGGCGGTTTGGTTGTTGGTAAAATCGATTTTGTTTTCGAACGGTCAAAAAACAAACAAGTTGTTACATCGTCGCAACTGCTTGAGACCTAA
- a CDS encoding DUF4924 family protein produces the protein MLVAKQKRKENITEYILYLYQVEDLIRAFKLDMNLIEERLVANYKADEKTSAAIADWYKNLVVMMEKENIQQHGHLQFLTNLIADVNDFHLKLMETEEDKMYVQTFKTVAGLVNELKAKNPNAKNDVELGITAIYGFLLLKMQQKNISIDTTEAIKRISKWLSVLSKLYKDFESGDFEF, from the coding sequence ATGTTAGTAGCAAAACAAAAACGCAAAGAAAATATAACCGAATACATTTTATATCTCTATCAGGTTGAGGATTTAATTCGTGCATTTAAACTTGATATGAATTTGATTGAAGAGAGACTTGTGGCCAACTACAAAGCCGATGAAAAAACTTCTGCCGCCATTGCCGATTGGTACAAAAACCTTGTGGTGATGATGGAAAAGGAAAATATACAGCAGCACGGCCATTTGCAGTTTCTTACAAATTTGATTGCCGATGTAAACGATTTTCATTTAAAACTAATGGAAACCGAAGAAGATAAAATGTATGTTCAGACTTTTAAAACAGTTGCCGGCCTGGTGAATGAATTAAAAGCCAAAAACCCAAATGCAAAGAATGATGTGGAGCTTGGTATTACTGCCATTTATGGATTTCTTTTGCTAAAAATGCAACAAAAAAACATATCAATCGATACAACCGAGGCCATTAAAAGAATTAGCAAATGGCTGAGTGTACTTTCTAAGTTGTACAAAGACTTTGAAAGTGGCGATTTTGAGTTTTAA